A DNA window from Lepidochelys kempii isolate rLepKem1 chromosome 9, rLepKem1.hap2, whole genome shotgun sequence contains the following coding sequences:
- the SLC6A14 gene encoding sodium- and chloride-dependent neutral and basic amino acid transporter B(0+) isoform X5, which translates to MVVITALVTVYYNVIIAYALYYLFASFQSVLPWSDCFAWADENCSKTPVVRDCNTTLADGTVIHTNYSFVSSNNLTCLNGTSTYKEVQPPSEQYWNKVALRRSGGLDETGEIVWYLALCLLLSWVIVGAALFKGIKSSGKVVYFTAVFPYVVLVILLVRGATLEGARDGIEYYIGTQSNITKLMEGEVWKDAATQIFFSLSVAWGGLVALSSYNKFHNNCYSDAIAVCLVNCITSVFAGFAIFSVLGHMAFLADRPVSEVVDSGFDLAFVAYPSALSKLPVAPLWSFLFFFMLLLLGLDSQFASIETVTTTIQDMYPKVMKKMRVPVTLGLCTLLFFLGLLCVTQAGIYWVNLVDHFCAGWGILFAAVLEIMGISWIYGGNRFIQDIEMMIGKKSWWFWLWWRACWFFITPVLLCVILCWSLVAFSPPKYGSVEYPAWGTAVGWCMIVFCIIWIPIVAIVKIVKAQGNLWQRIVSCCRPAANWGPFLECHRGERYSHMVDPHKERDQEIPTVDGFVHKLQ; encoded by the exons ATGGTGGTCATCACCGCCTTGGTGACGGTCTATTACAATGTTATCATTGCATATGCCCTCTACTATTTGTTTGCCTCCTTCCAAAGTGTGCTGCCGTGGTCAGACTGCTTTGCGTGGGCAGATGAAAATTGCAGCAAAACACCTGTAG TGCGTGATTGCAATACGACCTTAGCAGACGGGACAGTCATTCACACAAACTACTCGTTTGTCTCCAGCAACAATCTAACCTGTCTCAATGGCACCTCAACGTATAAAGAAGTGCAGCCTCCCAGTGAGCAGTACTGGAA TAAAGTGGCCCTTCGCCGCTCTGGCGGGCTGGATGAGACGGGTGAAATTGTCTGGTACTTGGCCCTCTGCCTGCTCCTGTCCTGGGTGATAGTCGGAGCTGCATTATTTAAAGGGATAAAATCTTCAGGAAAG GTGGTTTATTTTACAGCTGTCTTTCCCTATGTGGTCCTCGTTATCCTGCTTGTCAGAGGTGCCACCTTGGAAGGGGCTCGGGACGGCATTGAGTATTACATTGGAACACAGTCCAATATCACAAAGCTGATGGAGGGAGAG GTTTGGAAAGATGCAGCTACTCAGATATTCTTCTCCCTGTCAGTGGCCTGGGGGGGCCTGGTCGCTCTCTCCTCTTACAATAAGTTCCATAACAACTGCTATTCCGATGCCATTGCTGTTTGTTTAGTAAACTGCATCACCAGCGTGTTTGCGGGATTTGCGATATTCTCCGTTTTGGGACATATGGCTTTCCTGGCAGACAGACCCGTCTCTGAAGTTGTAGACTCAG GGTTTGATTTGGCATTTGTTGCCTATCCATCGGCTCTCTCCAAGTTACCAGTTGCCCCTCTTTggtcctttttatttttcttcatgctTTTACTGTTGGGGCTTGACTCTCAGTTTGCTTCCATAG AAACAGTGACAACCACCATACAAGATATGTACCCCAAGGTGATGAAAAAGATGAGGGTTCCTGTAACCTTGGGATTGTGCACGCTTCTGTTTTTTCTTGGTCTCCTCTGTGTCACTCAG GCAGGAATTTACTGGGTTAACCTAGTGGATCATTTCTGTGCTGGATGGGGGATCCTTTTTGCAGCGGTCCTGGAAATAATGGGCATTAGCTGGATTTATG GAGGAAACAGATTTATCCAAGACATTGAAATGATGATTGGAAAGAAGAGCTGGTGGTTCTGGCTGTGGTGGAGAGCATGCTGGTTCTTCATTACCCCTGTTCTCTTATGT gTGATTTTATGCTGGTCTTTGGTCGCATTTTCACCTCCCAAGTATGGCTCAGTCGAATACCCTGCATGGGGAACTGCTGTGGGCTGGTGTATGATTGTCTTCTGCATCATCTGGATTCCCATTGTTGCAATTGTAAAAATAGTGAAAGCTCAAGGAAACCTGTGGCAG